Proteins encoded by one window of Misgurnus anguillicaudatus chromosome 4, ASM2758022v2, whole genome shotgun sequence:
- the LOC129420989 gene encoding uncharacterized protein, which produces MDLITVLVMRVMGILLGLSVCMIRPIEPIDNNDFIRNQLQNAAQIALDAIGSNAVLYASEHRAERGQHVFNNGLLKFHEKVLDDLQKALLENDNILIPDEKMKLLKQRLNITLSTDARKDIGDMAVHFGEKDFYVDYNACVYGEYVKQLRQTIVELLKSSTAIDCDRDEAMNICQRVKLIATKMVEHDVYVDPMARDHWLKQNKNLQQQRQQQYNQVRNELQNMFQNILINFREVYQTIHHFRRTYTWNRLESLFL; this is translated from the exons ATGGACCTGATAACTGTGCTGGTGATGAGGGTGATGGGCATCCTGCTCGGACTGTCTGTATGCATGATCAGACCTATAG AACCGATAGATAACAATGATTTTATAAGGAATCAACTCCAAAATGCTGCCCAGATTGCACTAGATGCTATTGGTTCTAACGCTGTGTTGTATGCTTCTGAACATCGAGCGGAAAGGGGCCAGCATGTCTTTAACAACGGACTCCTTAAGTTTCACGAAAAAGTTCTGGATGACCTGCAGAAAGCCCTGCTCGAAAATGACAACATCCTAATCCCTGATGAAAAAATGAAACTTCTGAAGCAGCGTCTTAATATCACACTCAGCACAGATGCACGAAAAGATATTGGAGATATGGCGGTCCACTTCGG TGAGAAGGATTTCTATGTGGATTATAATGCTTGTGTGTATGGCGAGTATGTGAAGCAGCTCCGACAAACAATTGTGGAATTGCTAAAGAGTTCTACAGCTATCGACTGTGACAGAGATGAAGCTATGAATATTTGTCAGCGAGTGAAGTTGATCGCCACTAAGATGGTGGAACATGATGTGTATGTAGACCCGATGGCCCGCGATCACTGgctgaaacaaaacaaaaatctgCAACAGCAACGTCAGCAACAGTATAATCAGGTCAGAAATGAATTGCAGAACATGTTCCAGAACATCCTGATTAACTTTCGAGAAGTTTATCAGACTATCCACCACTTTCGCCGGACATACACCTGGAACAGATTAGAGAGCTTGTTCCTGTGA